The sequence below is a genomic window from Nocardia fluminea.
GGCATGAGCGCCGATTCGAGCTGCACCTTCAGGCTCATCTTCGACGCGCCGATGGTGCGCTCCTCGAAGCGGATCGGGACTTCGGCGATCGTGTAGCCCTTCTTGATCGCGCGGTAGTTCATCTCGACCTGGAACGAGTAGCCGTTGCTGCGGATCGAGGCCACGTCGATCGCGCGCAGGGTGTCGGCCTTCCAAGCCTTGAAACCGGCGGTCGCGTCCTTCACGCCGAGGCGCAGGATCAGATTCACGTAGAAGTTGGCCCAGGCCGACAGCGCCTTGCGGTACCACTTCCACTCCGCGGCGGTGGAACCACCGGGCACATAGCGCGACCCGAGCGCCACGCCGACATCCCCGGAGCTCAGCTTCTCGAGCATCGACGGGATCACCTCGGCGGGGTGCGACAGATCGGCGTCCATCTGGATCACCACGTCGGCGCCCTCGTCGAGTGCCGCGGTGATGCCCGCGATGTAGGCGCGGCCGAGGCCGTCCTTCTCGGTGCGGTGCAGCACGCTCACCACATTCGGCAGCTCAGCAGCCAGTTTGTCGGCTACGTCACCCGTGCCGTCGGGTGAATTGTCATCTACCACCAGCACGTGCAGATCGGGCACCGGCAGAGCCGTCAGCCGCTCCACCGCCACCGGCAGATTTTCCCGCTCGTTGTAGGTCGGCACAACAACGGTAACCCTCAAGGGTCGCCCTCCCTGCTCACCTGGATAGCCCCGCGGCCCAGGATGCGGGCACGGGGCATGTCATCGATTCGTTATGACGGTACTCGATGGTCCTGACGCTTTCCTGAGTGGCCGTGCCCGGTCCTCACCACAGCCGACCCGCGTGGACCAGCGCGTCGACGATCAATCCGATGCCGAACACGACGAAAAGCACCCTGATCACCGGCGGCCCGAAGCGGGTGATGCCCCGCACGAGCAGGCGGTACACCCGCCGCGCGCGGGGGGTGCGCCGCATGGCCAGCGCGAGCACGACCAGCGGCAGGATCAGGGCGATCGCGCAATAGCCCGCCACGATCACCGGCCACACCACCGGCAGCGGGCGCTGCGCGGACAGCAGGGCCAGGGCGGCGAGGTAGGGCACCGAGGTCGGCACCTTGGCCAGACCCAGCGTGAATCCGATCACGCCCATCAGCCACGGATGCCTGCGCACCGGCCCGACCCAGCGCCCACCGGTGGACACGGTGGTGTCCACCGGCAGCGCCGCGACCGCGATCAGCACCAGGCCGATCACCAGCTCGCCCCAGTACCGCAGGGTGGGCGTCAGCTCGAAGTCGAGGAGCCGGACCAGGAAGTCGATGCCGAGCACGGTGCACACACCGAAGGCCACGGAGATCGCGAAAACACCGCCGAGGAAGCTGAGCACACCCGTCATCGGCGAGCGCCGGGTGAGCCTGGCGTCCGCGACCACGGCCGTGGTGATCGCCACCAGCAGCACGTCGAGCGCGTCGAGCAGAGCGAACCCGAGCAGGGCCAACAGTCGATAGCCATCCATGACGTGGCTGACCCTACTCGCCGGTCATGTTTCGATCGCCGACCCGCCAGTCACACCAGCACCACCCGAACGTCGTGGCGAAAGTCGTTGACCTGCGCGGTCTCGAGATCGATCCTGCCATCTGGACTGGTCTCCCCCGCAAACGGCGCTCGGTGGTTACGCTTTTCAGCACCGGCTGTGCCGGGATCCGCGATCGTGAAGGGGCAGACATCGTGGCAGAAATGTCATTCGACCCGTCAGCGCTCGACGCTTATCAGCGTGCGGCAGCTCGGGTTTCCGAACTACTCGGCACAGCGGCCACAGAGACGACGACCGCGGCCGGGGTCGACCTGTCCGGGCTCGGCGTGCTCGGGCGTGAATTCGCGGCAGCCTGGACACAGGCCGCGGGCGACCACGCCTCGACGCTGAGCACGGCGGGCAATCTGGTCACGGCCTATCAGGACATCTTGAATCGCTTCGGCGCCAGCGTGACCGGGATCGATACGGGGCTGGCCGGAGATCTGCGAGCAGCCGAGGGTGAGGTGGCGTGATGCGCTCCAAGTCGCTGGTCACCGAGACCACGGTCAGCACGATCACCCCCGCGGAGGCCGAGGCGAAGATCGCGCCGGTGATCGCGCTGCTCGAGGTGCCGTTGCTCGAATTGCGCAGATCGCTGGGCAGCAACACATCCGCCGATCCCGACGCGTCCGTGGTCGCCGCGCTGACATCGGCGACCGCCGCGACCACGGCCACCGAAGACCCGCACCGGCTCGGGCTGTACGCCCTCGAGTCGACCGAGACCGCCGCACCGGCCACGCCCGCGCTGCGGCAGACCGCGACCGAGGTCTCGGCCGCAGCCGATCGTGGGACGAGTCTGAGCTCGCTGCTCGGGCAGGCGTATTCGACGCAGTCGAGCGCCGCCGCCAAGGTCGACGCGATCATCGCCGACTTCCGGGCCAAGGCGAAGAAGGCCGCGCCCGCGGTGAACGAGAACAACCTGGACGCCATCGTCGAACTGGCCGAAGAAGCCCTTTCGGAGGCGGTCGGCGTGGTGGGCAACGCCAGCACCGAGATGGATGGGTACACCCGGGACACGAAGGGGCTCACCAGCGATCTCGGCGGCACCAACGGGGTCACCGTTCCCACCGGCGCGACGGAGGTGGCGCCCGGGGTATACGTGCTGGGCACCGGCGGGTCCGATACGTCCTCGTGGGACGACTCCTCGTGGGATGACGACGACAACATCGATCCGGCGACAGCGGCGCAGATCGCGTTGCAAGAAGCCTTGATCGACGGCGGGGTGTCGCTGGGGACCGCGGCGATCGATGCCGGTGTCAGCTTCGGAACGCGGCTGATCGACAAGATCGCCGAGGTCGCGATGTACGGAATCGACAAGGGCGCCGAGCTGGCGACGACCGGAATCGATACGCTCGCCGCGAATGTCACCGGGACCGAGGGCACCACCTCCACCACCCCCGCGGGCACCGCGCCCACCTCGCCGTCGACCAATGGCGGTGGAACCGGCACGAACACGTTGTTCGGCGGATTGGGCGGTGGAACCAGCACCGGTGGCGGTGCCGGTACCGGCACCGGGGCGAACAACGACAGTGGCGCGTCGGCCAAGCCGGATACCCCCGCCGCGCCGGCCGCGCCGTTCCAGTCGAACCAGGTCCCGAAAACCGAACCGCCCCAGCAGGCTCCGAGCACACCGGCGCCCGCACAGCAGCCGATGCAAGGCGGGGTGGTTCCGCCCGGCAGCCGTCCGCAGCAGGATCAGGAGACCGAAAAACCCTCCGCCGCACCTAAACACGGTCAACCGGGAGTCGTCCCGGCGCCGGCATAGGACCCGGCATGGAGAATCCGTTCGGTGCCTACTTCACGTCGCCGGACGCCACACCGCCCGGTCGCCGTCGCCCGCAGGGTAAACGGCGACGCAGGCGGCGACGCGAGGCCGAGCCGCAGACGATCGGCACGAACCCCGAGATCTGGCCGCCACCCGACCCGGAACCGTTCGACGACATCGACGACCCGTTCCAGCCCGCCCCCGTCCAACCGGTGTACCGAAATCCCGACGACGACGACGGGTTCACCGGCGACTGGAACGACTGGAACGACGGCGACGCACCGGTCGAGGCGCGGCGCGGCGACGATGTCGACTGGAACGACTGGGCCACCGCCACCGCCACCGAACAGAGCGGGGACCACGTGGAGATGCCGGTGTTGCCGCGCCTCAAGGACTTCGGCGGCGGCGGTCGGATCGCGCGGCGCCCCCGGAAGAACTTCGACGACGAACGCTACGACGACAGCGGCGGGCGGGCCAAAGCCGCCGCCGCGATCAAGGGCGTCGTCGGCGCGCTCGCCTTCGTCGTGGTCCTCGGCGTGGCCGCCACGATCTTCCTCGGCCCCGCCGAGACCTCCAGCACCACCACCCAGGCCGCCGTCCCCGGCTCGCGGGCGACCACGTCCTCCGTGGTTCCTCCCCTACCCGCCCACGCCCTGTCCGGCTGCGAGTCCTTCCGCACCCCCTCGATCACCATCAGCGCCGAGCGCGGCGACACCGCCAGCCCCGAGGGCGCCATCCTCGGCTTCGAATACAGCTACTACGTCGACCGCGACGCCGCCAAGGCCCGTTCCTTCGTCACCGACAACGCGCACGTGGGTGACGCCTCCGCGCTGGCCGCGGGCATCGGCTCGCTGCCCCTCGACGTCAAGTACTGCGTCTACATCACCAAGGCCGACGCCACCGACGCCGCCCTGTGGAACGTCACCATCCACCAGAAATGGCCGGGTGACGCCACCACCGAGAAGATCGACCAGGTCATGCGCACCACCGAGGTCGCTCCCGGCCGCTACCGCATCACCAGCATCGACCACCGCGGCTGAACTCCGCCCCGCGTAGATTGTGCTCGTGTCGATCCCGATGGACGGCCCTCGGCCGTTCGGGCACGGGCCACAGCTGGCACTGGCCGTGGTCACGGCCGCGGTGTTGCTGCCCGCGAGTCTGCAATCGGTTCGGGTGAGCGGGGTTTCGGCCCCGTGGCTGTTCGCGTTGACCGCGTCGTTGCTCGCGCTGCACGGCTGCGTCGCCACGGCCCGCCGCTGGGCGATTCCGTCGTTCACGATCGGCGTTGCCGGGTGTGCGGCGCTGCTTGCCGCACCCGATATCGACGGTGTCACCGACTTCTCGGAAGCGAGCCGCTACAGCCCGATCCTATTGCCGAGCGTGCTGTGCTTCTTCGCCCTGGTGTACGCGGTGAGCGCGCACACGGCGCCGCCGTGGCCGTCTATCGCGCTCGGCGTGGGACTCACCGGCAGCCTGCTCACGCTGGCACGGCTGTGGGAATTCACGGCGGCGCCCATCGAGGCGTGGGCATGGTGGCTACTGCTGTCCACCACGGCGTTCGGCGGCACCACGGCCGCGTGGGCACTTGGCCGCTACCGCGTCACCCGCGCCGCGTGGACCTCGCAGCTCGCCGAACAGGCCGCCGCGGGCGAACGTCGCCGGATCGCGCGTGAGATGCACGATGTGGTCGCCCATTCCCTGGCGGTGATGGTCAGCCATGCCGAGGCCGGTCGACTGGTGGTGCCGAACTCACCCGAGCGCGCCACCGAGATCCTCACCACCATCGCCGACGCGGGTCGCGAAGCGCTCACCGAGATGCGCGGTCTGCTCGGCGTGCTCCGCGACGACGCGGCGCCGACCGAGCCGCAACCCGGACTGGTCGATGTGCCCGCACTCGTCGAGCGTGTCCGTGCCAGCGGCGTCGTGGTGGAGCTGTCGATGGACGACCGGCTGCGCGTCACGCCCGCGGTGGGCCTCACTGTCTACCGTGTCGTCCAGGAGGCGCTGACCAACGTGACCCGCCACGGCGGCCGACGACCACGAGCTCGGGTCGACCTGTCCACGGTCGGCCCGGAAATCATTGCGCGAGTGACCAATACCGGCACGTTCACGGCGTCGACCGGTTCGGGAAAGGGACTGATCGGCATGCGCGAACGAGTCGACGCGGTCGGTGGAACGCTGTCCGCCGGGCCCACCGGCGACGGCTGGGCAGTCGAGGTCCGGGTGCCGTGCTGAGCGACACCGAGCCCATCCGGGTCCTGATCGCCGACGACCAGGAGCTGATGCGATCGGCCCTGCGCATGATGGTGCAGAGCCGGCCCGATCTGGACCTGGTCGGCGAGGCCGCGGACGGCGAAGAGGCGGTGGCGGCGGTGCGCACCCGCCGGGTCGATGTCGTGCTGATGGACCTGCGGATGCCGAAGCTCGACGGCATCGAGGCGACCGCGACGATCACCGCCGAACAACCGCGCTGCCGCGTGATCGCCCTGACCACCTTCGACCTGGACGACTATGTCTTCCCTGCCATCCGTGCCGGTGCGAGCGGCTTTCTGCTCAAAGACGCACGAGGAGAGGAGATCATCGACGCGATCCGCATGGTCCATGCCGGTCACGGCGTGGTCGCTCCGTCGACGACGCGCCGCCTCATCGCCCATGTCGCGGCCGCACCGAGTACGAATTCCGCCGCCGCGGCGCGGATCCGGGCCGCACTGACGCCGCGCGAGTTCGGCACTCTGCTCGAGATCGCCACCGGCGACACCAACCGCGACATCGCCGCGCGCCTGCATCTGTCGGAGGCGACGGTCAAGACCCATGTCGGTCACGTCCTCGCCAAATTGGGCCTGCGCGATCGGGTTCAGGCCGTTGTGCTCGCCTACGAATCCGGTGTGGCCGGGCCGTCCGGGCGCTGAGCTGTTCTCATTTTGGCTGTTCTCATCCTGGAGGAGGAGAACATCGAGACCAGCGGCCGAAGACCATCGTCGCCGCAGCCGCGATCGTTGAGGCATGAGCGCAATCGCTGCCACGACCGCCGTGCTGCTGACCGGTGCCGGCCTGCTCCACGCACTGTGGACCGTCTCCCCGTGGCCCTGGAAAACCCAGCTCGACCTCGCCCACGCCGCCATGGGATGGACGGGCGACGAACCGCCGGGGCGCTGGTTCGTCCCCGCCTGCCTCGCCGTCACCGCTGCACTCACCGCCGCGAGCTACGCCCTGCTGCTGCGCGCCGGAGTCTGGGACTCGCCGTTCCCCGATTGGATGGTCACGGTCGCGGTATGGACGGTGGCGGGCGTCCTGCTCGCCCGCGGGGCATCGGGTCTGCTCGATCCGAGCAGTGGGTCGGCGGATGCCCCGGCGGTCTACCGGCGACTCAACAAGCGCGTCTACGCGCCGCTGTGCCTGGTCCTCGGCGGCCTGACCACAGTGGTGGCCGTCTCCTGACGCCCGCGCCCCGAGTCCGCTGATACAGCGAAGTCCCCCGCACCGGAATCGGTGTGGGGGACTTCGTGGTGTTGCGACCCTGACGGGACTCGAACCCGCGACCTCCGCCGTGACAGGGCGGCGCGCTAACCAACTGCGCTACAGGGCCTTGCTTCGTTACGTCGGGGGATATTACCCGGTCGGCATCGGTTTCGGTAACCGAACAGGTCAGGCCGCGAATCGGTCATTGACACTGACGTCAACGTCAACAACACTCGTGCCGGTGACCACGCAACTCGTGGTGGACGTCGAGGTCCGCACGGCCGCCGAGGTCATCGGGGCCACCACGCGGGAAGCCGTGTTCGCCAACGGCGCGGATCGTCGAAGCCTTTCCGACGCGCTGCCGATCGGCGCCTCCCGGCTGGCCGAAGCCGCCCACGACCGGCGCGAACAGTTCGTCACCGACCACATCGCCATCGCCGAACGGCTGATCGGCTTCACCGGTCGGACCCACACCACCGAATCGAGGACCTCGACGTGAAGCTGCTCATCGCCAACCGTGGCGAGATCGCCCTGCGCGTCCTGCGCACCGCCGCCGAACTCGGCATCGACACCGTGGCGGTCTACGCCGAGGACGACGCGGGCAATCCCGACGTGCACGCGGCGGGCGAGGCGATCAGGCTGACGGGCTCCGGTGCGGCGCCCTACCTCGACCAGGCCGCGATCCTGGCCGCCGCCAGGGAATCCGGGGCCGGCTACCTCCACCCCGGCTACGGATTCCTCAGCGAGAACGCCGAATTCGCCCGTGCCTGCGCCGCCGCCGGCGTCACCTTCGTCGGCCCCGATCCCGCGGCACTCGACCTGTTCGGTGACAAGTCCGCCGCCCGCGCGACCGCCGTGGCCGCCGGCGTTCCCGTCTTGCCCGCCACTTCGGGACCGGCCACCGTCGAGGAGGTCCGGGCGTTCTTCGGCGCGCGATCCGGCGCGATCATGATCAAGGCGCTGGCCGGTGGCGGCGGGCGTGGCATGCGGGTGGTGCGCACCGCCGAGGAGATCGACGACGCGTACCGGCAGTGCGCCGCGGAAGCGCAGCTCGGTTTCGGCGATCCGGCGGTCTTCGCCGAGACGCTGCTCGAGAACGCCCGGCACATCGAAGTACAGATCGTCGCCACCGGCGGCACGGCGCTGGCGCTGGGCGATCGCGATTGCAGTGTTCAGCGCAGGCAGCAGAAACTGATCGAAATCGCTCCCGCGCAGGGCCTTTCGGACGGGCTGCGCAGAGAACTGCACGCGGCGGCGGCCCGGCTGTGCGCGCAGGTGGGCTATCGCGGGCTGGCGACCGTCGAATTCCTGCTCTCCGGCGACGAATTCGTGTTCCTGGAGGTCAATCCGCGCATCCAGGTGGAGCACACCGTGACCGAGGAGGTGACCGGCGTCGACCTGGTCGCCGTACAGCTCGCGATCGCCCAGGGCACACCCTTCGGCGAACTGGGGTTGCCGAGCGGCATCGTGTCCACCGGAGCGGAATGCACCGGCGATCCGGCCGCCGCGGACGGCATCGCGATCCAGGCCAGGGTCAACATGGAAACGATGACGGCCGACGGTACGGCGGTGCCCACCACGGGCACCCTGAGCACGTTCGCCCCACCGACCGGCCCCGGCGTGCGGGTCGACACCTTCGGCCGCAGCGGGCTCACCCCGAGCCCGCGCTACGACTCGCTCCTGGCCAAGGTGATCACCCGCACCCGCGGCCGGTCCTTTCCCGCCGCCGCCCGCAAGGCCGCGACGGCACTCGCCGAGTTCACCGTGACCGGCATCGGCACGAACATCGCGTTCCTGCGAGAAATCCTCACCGACAGCACCTTTCAGTCGGGCCTGACCACCACCGGCTTTCTCACCGAACGATCGACCGAACTCGCGGCGGCGGCACATACCGAGCAGCCCGAGGCCGCGATCGCCGCGATCGAGCTGTATCCGGGACAGGAGGCCGTGCGCGCTCAGCTCGCGGGCACGGTGGTCGAGGTGACCGGCGAGGGTGTCGACGTCGGCGCGAGCGGTCAGCTCGCCGTGCTCGAGGCGATGAAGATGCAGCATGTGCTCACCGCGCCCGATGCCGTCAGGACCGTGCGGGTGCTCGTCCGCCCCGGCCAGGTCGTCGCGCCCGGCGATCCGCTGGTCGTCATCACCCGCACCGGCGCGGACGACACCGGCGGCGCGCGCACCGAGCTCGATCCCGGCCGGGCCCGCGCCGATGTCGAGGAGATCCGCGCCAGGCACCTCGTGACGCTGGACGAGTCCCGCCCCGCGGCCGTGGCCAAGCGGCACGGGCTCGGACGGCGCACCGCGCGGGAGAACATCGCCGACCTGGTCGACGCGGGCAGCTTCGTCGAATACGGCGCCCTCGCGTTCGCCGCGCAGCGCAGCAGGCGCGCCGAAGCCGACCTGATCGCCAATACCCCCGCCGACGGCCTGGTCACCGGCTTGGCGACCATCGGCGCCGACCGCTTCGACCACGCCGAGGCGGTGGTGATCTCCTACGACTACACCGTGCTCGCGGGCACCCAGGGCAAGAACAATCACGCCAAGACCGACCGCGCCTTCGAACTCGCCGAACGCAAGCGCGTGCCGGTGGTGCTGTTCGCGGAGGGCGGCGGCGGCAGGCCGGGCGACACCGACTGGACCGGTATGGGCCTGGACGTGACGACCTTCCGCGCGCTCGGCGCGCTGCGCGGCAAGGTGCCGCTGGTGACGATCGTGTCGGGGCGCTGCTTCGCGGGCAACGCCGCCCTGGCCGGGGTCTGCGATGTGATCATCGCGACGCCGGAGGCCAATATCGGCATGGGCGGCCCGGCGATGATCGAGGGCGGCGGGCTCGGCGCCTACCGCCCCGAGGACATCGGCCCGGTCGACGTACAGCGACGCAACGGTGTCGTCGACCTGGTCGCCCGCGACGAAGCCCACGCGGTGGCGCTGGCCAAGCAGTACCTCGGCTATTTCCAGGGCAGCGTCGACGACTTCGAGGCACCGGATCCACGGCTGGCCCGGCACGTGGTGCCGGAGAACCGGCTGCGCGCCTACGACATCCATCACGCCATCGACGCGATCGTCGACGTGGGCTCAACACTCGAGCTGCGGCCGGACTACGGGGTCGGCGTCGTCACCGCGCTGGTGCGGGTACACGGCGAACCGTTCGGCTTGATCGCCAACAGCAGCCACCATCTGGGCGGTGCGATCGACGCCGAGGCCGCGGACAAGATGGCCGAGTTCCTCACGCTGTGCCAATCGTTCGGGCTGCCGGTCGTCTCCCTGTGTGACACACCGGGTTTCATGGTCGGGCCCGAAGCGGAGAAGACCGCGACGGTGCGCAGGTTCAGCAAGCTGTTCGTGCTCGGCGCGCAATTGAGCGTCCCGTTCGGCACCGTCATCCTGCGCAAGGGCTACGGACTCGGCGCGATGGCGATGGCGGCGGGCCATTTCCGCGCGCCGCAGTTCACCGTCGCCTGGCCGACCGGTGAGATCGGGCCCATGGGGCTGGAGGGCGCCGTTCGCCTCGGCTTCAGCAAAGAGCTCGCCGCCGTGGCGGATCCGGGCGAACGCGAGACGCTGTTCCAGCAATTGCTCGCCATGGGCTACCAGCAGGGCAAGGCGCTCACCGCCGCGACAGGTTTCGAACTCGACGATGTGATCGACCCCGCCGACACCCGCACCTGGATCGCCACCCTCGGCAACGGCAGGGCACGCGCCGGATCCTGAGCACCGGAGGCAGCGTGATGGCACCGAGCGAGGGCCGCATACTTGAAGTTGACGTCAACTTTGAATACATTTAGCTCGGAGCGGGCTGAAAAACCGGAAGGATTTCTCGTGAGAGTTGCCGACAAAGTGGCCATCGTGACCGGCGGCGGCGCGGGCATCGGTGCCGCGCTGGCCACCGCGCTCGCCGCGGCGGGCGCGAAGGTGGTGGTGTCCGACCTCGACGAGCCCGCCGCGCTGGCAGTGTCCGAGCGGATCAACGCCGACCACCCCGGCGCCACCGTCGGCGTCGGTGCCGATGCCGCCGTCACCGAGGAGATCCGCGGTCTGATCGCCGTGGCACAACAGCACTACGGGCCGGTCGACCTGTACTTCGCCAACGCGGGCATCGTCGGCGCGCCCGGTCTCGACGTCGGCGACGACGACTGGGACCGCGCACTCGACGTGAACCTGCGCGCCCACATCCGCGCCGCGCGACTGCTGGTGCCCGAGTGGGTCGAACGCGGTGCGGGCTACTTCGTCAGCACCGCCTCGGCCGCGGGCCTGCTCACCCAGATCGGCTCGGCCACCTACTCGGTGAGCAAGCACGCCGCCGTGGGGTTCGCCGAGTGGCTCAGTATCACCTACGGCGACCAGGGTGTTCGCGTCAGTTGCCTGTGCCCGATGGGCGTCAACACGAAACTGCTCTACGCGGGCCAGGATTCGGGTTCCGAACTCGGTGCCACGGCGACCCGCGCCGTCGTGTCGGCGGGCCATGTCCTCGACCCCGCCGACGTGGCCGACATCGTGCTCGCGGCCGTCGCCGCCGAGGAATTCCTGATCCTGCCGCATCCCCAGGTGCTGGACATGTACCGCCACAAAGGCGCCGACTACGACCGCTGGCTGCGCGGCATGCGCCGCTACCAGGCGTCGCTGTCGGCCGAAACCCACTGAGCGAGAGAGAGAAAGCCATGTCACTGTTCGATCCGAGCGAGCGCGCGAAGAAGTACTCCGAGGACCTGCTCGACTTCATGGACGCGCACGTCTACCCGGCCGAGTCCGTCTACGACGCGCAGATGCGCGAATCCGGTGACCCGCACTTCCAGCCGCCGATCCTGGAAGAACTCAAGGCCGAAGCCAAGCGGCGCGGACTGTGGAATCTGTTCCACCCGCATCCCGGACGCGGCCCCGGCCTGACCAACCTCGAATACGCGCCACTGGCCGAGATCATGGGCCGCAGCCACCTCGCGTCGGAGGCCTGCAACTGCAACGCCCCCGACACCGGCAACATGGAAGTGCTCGAACTGTTCGGCACCGAGGAACACAAAGCGAAGTACCTGAAGCCACTGCTCGACGGCACCATGGCGTCGGCGTTCGCGATGACCGAACCGCGGGTGGCCAGCTCCGATGCCACCAATATCGAACTGTCGATGGTGCGCGACGGCGACGACTACGTGCTCAACGGCCGAAAGTGGTTCGCCACCAACGCCTTGCACAAGAACTGTCGCGTGCTGATCGTGATGGGCAAGACCGATCCCACCGCGGCGCCGCACCGCCAGCAGACCATGATGGTGGTCCCGATGGACGCACCGGGCGTCACGATCCTGCGCGGGCTGCCGGTCTTCGGCTACCAGGAGCGTGAAGGCCACGCCGAGAT
It includes:
- a CDS encoding polyprenol monophosphomannose synthase — encoded protein: MRVTVVVPTYNERENLPVAVERLTALPVPDLHVLVVDDNSPDGTGDVADKLAAELPNVVSVLHRTEKDGLGRAYIAGITAALDEGADVVIQMDADLSHPAEVIPSMLEKLSSGDVGVALGSRYVPGGSTAAEWKWYRKALSAWANFYVNLILRLGVKDATAGFKAWKADTLRAIDVASIRSNGYSFQVEMNYRAIKKGYTIAEVPIRFEERTIGASKMSLKVQLESALMPWKLLFGRSV
- a CDS encoding GAP family protein; translation: MDGYRLLALLGFALLDALDVLLVAITTAVVADARLTRRSPMTGVLSFLGGVFAISVAFGVCTVLGIDFLVRLLDFELTPTLRYWGELVIGLVLIAVAALPVDTTVSTGGRWVGPVRRHPWLMGVIGFTLGLAKVPTSVPYLAALALLSAQRPLPVVWPVIVAGYCAIALILPLVVLALAMRRTPRARRVYRLLVRGITRFGPPVIRVLFVVFGIGLIVDALVHAGRLW
- a CDS encoding sensor histidine kinase is translated as MSIPMDGPRPFGHGPQLALAVVTAAVLLPASLQSVRVSGVSAPWLFALTASLLALHGCVATARRWAIPSFTIGVAGCAALLAAPDIDGVTDFSEASRYSPILLPSVLCFFALVYAVSAHTAPPWPSIALGVGLTGSLLTLARLWEFTAAPIEAWAWWLLLSTTAFGGTTAAWALGRYRVTRAAWTSQLAEQAAAGERRRIAREMHDVVAHSLAVMVSHAEAGRLVVPNSPERATEILTTIADAGREALTEMRGLLGVLRDDAAPTEPQPGLVDVPALVERVRASGVVVELSMDDRLRVTPAVGLTVYRVVQEALTNVTRHGGRRPRARVDLSTVGPEIIARVTNTGTFTASTGSGKGLIGMRERVDAVGGTLSAGPTGDGWAVEVRVPC
- a CDS encoding response regulator transcription factor, yielding MLSDTEPIRVLIADDQELMRSALRMMVQSRPDLDLVGEAADGEEAVAAVRTRRVDVVLMDLRMPKLDGIEATATITAEQPRCRVIALTTFDLDDYVFPAIRAGASGFLLKDARGEEIIDAIRMVHAGHGVVAPSTTRRLIAHVAAAPSTNSAAAARIRAALTPREFGTLLEIATGDTNRDIAARLHLSEATVKTHVGHVLAKLGLRDRVQAVVLAYESGVAGPSGR
- a CDS encoding DUF3995 domain-containing protein — translated: MSAIAATTAVLLTGAGLLHALWTVSPWPWKTQLDLAHAAMGWTGDEPPGRWFVPACLAVTAALTAASYALLLRAGVWDSPFPDWMVTVAVWTVAGVLLARGASGLLDPSSGSADAPAVYRRLNKRVYAPLCLVLGGLTTVVAVS
- a CDS encoding acetyl-CoA carboxylase family protein — translated: MKLLIANRGEIALRVLRTAAELGIDTVAVYAEDDAGNPDVHAAGEAIRLTGSGAAPYLDQAAILAAARESGAGYLHPGYGFLSENAEFARACAAAGVTFVGPDPAALDLFGDKSAARATAVAAGVPVLPATSGPATVEEVRAFFGARSGAIMIKALAGGGGRGMRVVRTAEEIDDAYRQCAAEAQLGFGDPAVFAETLLENARHIEVQIVATGGTALALGDRDCSVQRRQQKLIEIAPAQGLSDGLRRELHAAAARLCAQVGYRGLATVEFLLSGDEFVFLEVNPRIQVEHTVTEEVTGVDLVAVQLAIAQGTPFGELGLPSGIVSTGAECTGDPAAADGIAIQARVNMETMTADGTAVPTTGTLSTFAPPTGPGVRVDTFGRSGLTPSPRYDSLLAKVITRTRGRSFPAAARKAATALAEFTVTGIGTNIAFLREILTDSTFQSGLTTTGFLTERSTELAAAAHTEQPEAAIAAIELYPGQEAVRAQLAGTVVEVTGEGVDVGASGQLAVLEAMKMQHVLTAPDAVRTVRVLVRPGQVVAPGDPLVVITRTGADDTGGARTELDPGRARADVEEIRARHLVTLDESRPAAVAKRHGLGRRTARENIADLVDAGSFVEYGALAFAAQRSRRAEADLIANTPADGLVTGLATIGADRFDHAEAVVISYDYTVLAGTQGKNNHAKTDRAFELAERKRVPVVLFAEGGGGRPGDTDWTGMGLDVTTFRALGALRGKVPLVTIVSGRCFAGNAALAGVCDVIIATPEANIGMGGPAMIEGGGLGAYRPEDIGPVDVQRRNGVVDLVARDEAHAVALAKQYLGYFQGSVDDFEAPDPRLARHVVPENRLRAYDIHHAIDAIVDVGSTLELRPDYGVGVVTALVRVHGEPFGLIANSSHHLGGAIDAEAADKMAEFLTLCQSFGLPVVSLCDTPGFMVGPEAEKTATVRRFSKLFVLGAQLSVPFGTVILRKGYGLGAMAMAAGHFRAPQFTVAWPTGEIGPMGLEGAVRLGFSKELAAVADPGERETLFQQLLAMGYQQGKALTAATGFELDDVIDPADTRTWIATLGNGRARAGS
- a CDS encoding SDR family oxidoreductase, translated to MRVADKVAIVTGGGAGIGAALATALAAAGAKVVVSDLDEPAALAVSERINADHPGATVGVGADAAVTEEIRGLIAVAQQHYGPVDLYFANAGIVGAPGLDVGDDDWDRALDVNLRAHIRAARLLVPEWVERGAGYFVSTASAAGLLTQIGSATYSVSKHAAVGFAEWLSITYGDQGVRVSCLCPMGVNTKLLYAGQDSGSELGATATRAVVSAGHVLDPADVADIVLAAVAAEEFLILPHPQVLDMYRHKGADYDRWLRGMRRYQASLSAETH
- a CDS encoding acyl-CoA dehydrogenase family protein — its product is MSLFDPSERAKKYSEDLLDFMDAHVYPAESVYDAQMRESGDPHFQPPILEELKAEAKRRGLWNLFHPHPGRGPGLTNLEYAPLAEIMGRSHLASEACNCNAPDTGNMEVLELFGTEEHKAKYLKPLLDGTMASAFAMTEPRVASSDATNIELSMVRDGDDYVLNGRKWFATNALHKNCRVLIVMGKTDPTAAPHRQQTMMVVPMDAPGVTILRGLPVFGYQEREGHAEIEFADVRVPATDVLKGEGEGFAISQARLGPGRIHHCMRSIGMAERALEMMCKRAQARVTFGRPIADNANIQDWIAESRIEIEMIRLLTLKAAHLMDTVGNKAARTEIAAIKVAAPNIALKIVDRAIQVHGAGGVTDDFPLAAAWAHLRTLRLADGPDEVHKRAIARQELRKYKESN